The genomic stretch TCGGCGGCAAGCTCATCCGCCTGCCGCACGTCGCACGCCAGGTCCACATCGAGGACCCACGGGCGATCGTGGACGCGGTCTTAGCCGTACCCGAAGCGTGCGACAACGGGTGACGGGAAACCGCGCGACGCACCAGAATGGCGAGAAAGACGCCATATGTGGGAGTCGTCAATGCCGGACCTCGCGGACCCAAGGCCAGGGGATCCCGCGTCGGTGGGGGAGTACACCCTGGTCGGGCGCCTGGGCGAGGGCGGGCAGGGCATCGTCTACCTCGCCACGGCCCCGGACGGCGCGGAGGTCGCTCTCAAGCTGCTGCGCGCCGACCTGGCCGGCAACGCCGAGGCGTCGGAGCGGTTCGTCCGCGAGGTGGCGATGGCCAGGCGGGTGGCGCCGTTCTGCACCGCGCAGGTCATCGAGACGGGGCTGTTCGGCGGGCGGCCGTACATCGTCAGCGAGTACATCGACGGTCCCACTCTCGCCGACGTCGTCCGCACCCAAGGGCCACGTTCGGGCGCCTCCCTGCACCGGCTGGCGATCGGCACCATCACCGCGCTGGTCGCCATCCACCAGGCCGGCATCGTGCACCGCGACTTCAAGCCGTCGAACGTGGTGCTGGCCTCCGACGGCCCCCGGGTGATCGACTTCGGCATCGCCAGGGCCCTCGACCTGTCCTCGACGCTCACCGGGACGGCCATCGGGACACCCTCGTACATGGCGCCCGAGCAGCTCACCGAGTCGAGTCCCGGTCCGAAGTCGGACATGTTCGCCTGGGCGTGCACACTGCTGTACGCGGCCTCGGGGCAGGCGCCGTTCGGGCACGACAGCCTGCCCGCGGTCGTCAACCGGATCCTGCACACCGAGCCGGACGTCGGGGTGATCGAGGACCCTGGGCTGCGGGCGCTGGTACGGGACTGCCTGGCCAAGGACCCGGCGCGGCGGCCCGCAGCAAGCGAGGCGCTGATGCGCCTGCTCGGCCACGCCCCCGCCACCCAGCCCCCCAGCGCCCCCACGACCCAGCCCCCCGGCCTCCTCCAGCAGGGCAGCGCGGCGGCCGCCTCAGGCCCGGTGCCTGCGGTGTCCGGGCCCGCCCCGCCTCCGCCACCGGCCCACCACAGGCCTCTCCACCAAGGCCCGCCCAACCGGCCCGCCCCGCGCCGCGCCACCGGCTGGATCGTCGCCGGCAGCGCCGCCGGCGCGCTGGTGCTCATCGCGGCCACCGCCTTCGTCGCCCTCCGCCTCAGCGACCTGTCCGGCGGCGGCCGTACGACCACCACACCATCCACCTCCACCGGCGCGTTGACGACCGCCGCGCCACCACCGACCTCGACCGGCGCCGTGACGACCTCGACGGCGCCTTCCTCCACACCCACGCAGACCAGCCGCTCCATCGCACTCCCCGGCACATCCATCCGCGTTCAGGAGACCGACGGCGACCCCATCAAGCTGGCCTCCTACACCGTCGCCGGCAGCAAGCGCCTCTACGTGCGCAAGCACGCGACCAACGCCTTCACCTCCGACTCCCGCTATTTCGAGTACGCCCTGGACGCCAGGACCAACCTGGCCCTCGCCACCGACGTGGACTACAGCACCGACTCCTTCGCCACCGTGTCGATCGTCAACCACGTCACCGGCACCAAGCGGATCGTCAAGGTGAGCAGGAAACCCGTCTTCCCCACCACGCCCCGCTGGTCCCCCGACGGCAGGTACGGCCTGGTCACCCTCTACAAAGACGCCGGCGGCAGCCCCGTCGAACACGGGTACGGCATCATCGACGTCACCGCCGAGCAAGGACGCGCGTTCGAGATCAAGGAGGCGGGGGCGGGGGAGTGGCGCTTCTTCTGGGACGCGGGCGGCCAGGCGGTCGGCACGTGGGTGGGCGGTCAGATGAAGTTCTACGACCTGAACGGCAAGCCGGTGCGTACCCTGCCGAACGTGGGATCGCCGGTGTGGGTGGAGGGCGATGACATCTCTCCGTCCGGCACCCGTTTCCTGGCCCACTGCACGCCGGCGGGCACCGCGCTCTGCGCCCGCTCCACCTCCGGTGACGACCCCCAGCCGATCACCGTTCCCTTCGCCAGCAGTCGCCTCATCGGCTGGTGGGACGACGACCACCTGGCGGTGTGGCGCGTCAAGGGCGCAGGCTACGAGGCCGTGGTGATCGACATGTCGGGGCAGGTCAGCCGCGTGCTGGCGACCGCGCCCGCCAAGGCCGAGTTCGACGGGATGGGCTTTCGCTTCACGCGTACCCCGTCATGAGCTTCGGCTCGACGGGCAAGCGTTCTAGGATCAAGGGCGAACCCATCCGAGGGAGTTGGCGTGGACATCACTGTCATCGGCGAGGGCACCGTCCTGGCCGCGCCCGACATCCTGCGCCTGCACGCGGGCGTCGAGGTACGCAGGGCGTCCGCCGCGGAGTCCTTCACCGCCGTCCGTGCCGCCGCCGCCCGCCTCGCGGACGCGCTGCGCCAGGTGGGAATCGCCGCGGAGGACGTGCGGACGGTCGAGCTGTCGCTGGGCCCCGAGTACGAGACGTACCCGAAGGTGAGCGCGTACCGTGCGGCCCAGGGCGTGGAGGTCGTGGTGCGTGACCTCGGCCAGGCCGATCGCGTGATCGACACGGTGGCCGGGGTGGGGGAGGAGGCCAGGCTCAACGGCGTGGCGTTCGAGCTGTCGGACCCCGCCGGCCCGCTGAAGGAGGCCAGGACCAGCGCGTTCCGCGACGCCGCCGCCAAGGCCGCCCAATACGCCGAGCTGGCCGGCCGCCCCCTGGGCCGGGTGGTGTCGGTGAGCGAGGACGTCAAGGGCGGCCCTCAGCCGCTCAGGACCATGGCCGCCGCGGCCGCCGACTCCGGCGCCTCGATCAGCCCGGGCCGCCAGACCCTCACGGTCACCGTCCAGGTCGGCTACGACTTCGCCTGAGCGTCGACAATGCGCCTTGCCACAAGATCCACGGGTATCCCTGTTCTGCAGGACCGACATTCCGCGGAAGGTGCACCGACATTTCACGGCCGTTGAAACCGACATGCTTGAGCCGACGATCCGACATTTGGCGAAGGCTCTAGCCGGCATACTCCGGTCGAGGCGCTCCCCGCGGTGGCGCCCGTCGGGCGTTTTGTTCCGGCGGTTCGGCTCCGAGATGACCGGCTGATCGTCAGGATTCGTGCCGCGATGGCGCCGCGTTGAGGATCTCCAGCATCTTGGTTTCGGGGAGAACGGGATTCCGAGCCGCGACCGGTGCGCTCTTGGGTCGGCGAGCAAGGCCAGCACATGATGCACAGGGAGGCGAGGATCGCTGGAGGCCCAGCTCAGGGGAACTCCTCGCTGAGAGTTGCGCAGAAACGGGCGGAGATCAACGTACCGCTGGGACCAGCGCGGCTGCGGCCGCTCCGAGCGGCGCGGCCCCTGTTCGATGGCGCGAGCGGCGGCCGATCTCGATGCCGTCCGGCGGCACTTCGGCCTGGAGTCGATGGTGGTGCTCGGCCACTCCTGGGGCGCTCAGCTGGCCCTGCGGTACACGCTGGACCATCCCGATCGCGTCCGCGCGCTCGTCTACGTCTCCGGCACGGGCATCGACCCGAAGGCCACCTGGCAGGAGGAGTACACCCGCAATCTCCGCAGCATGCTCGGAGAGCACGTGGACCGCTGGGAGGAGTTGCAACAGCGTGATCGCGTGCCCGCGGAGGACCGGGAGTTCTCGGTGCTGCAATGGTCGGCCGACTTCGCCGATCGGGCGCGGGCGCTGGAGCACGCCGAGCGCATGGCGACGCCGTGGCTCGGCGTCAACTTCACGTGCAACGCCACCATCAAGGCTGAGGACAAGCGCCACTGGGGCACTCCCGAACTGCGGGCACGGTGCGAGTCCCTCCAGGTCCCCACACTGATTGTCGACGGAGTGCAGGACATCCGGCCGCGCCGGTCGGTGGACGCCCTGGAGAGGGCGCTTCCCCGCGTGTGCCGTGTGGTCCTTCCGCAGGCCAGCACGTGCCCTGGGTCGATGACCCGGACGGCTTCCGGTCGGCGGTGAGCATTTTCCTGGCCGACCAGCTGTGATGGGCGTGCGGCTCGCTCACTGACCTCTGTCGTACTCCCGGCGGGCCGCCGTGATGACCGGCGCGGCACGACGGGCCCAGGCCGTGAGCGCCTCCAACGGCTCGCGGATGTCCTCGATCAACGGCGTGGTGGCGTACTCGACGCGCGGCGGGGAGTCCGGATAGACGGTGCGCGTGACGAGCCCGTTGCGTTCGAGGTCGCGCAGGGTCACGGTCAGCATGCGGCGGCTGATGCCCGCGATCGCCCGCTCCAGCTGGGTGAACCTGCGCGGGCCGT from Nonomuraea polychroma encodes the following:
- a CDS encoding serine/threonine-protein kinase; protein product: MPDLADPRPGDPASVGEYTLVGRLGEGGQGIVYLATAPDGAEVALKLLRADLAGNAEASERFVREVAMARRVAPFCTAQVIETGLFGGRPYIVSEYIDGPTLADVVRTQGPRSGASLHRLAIGTITALVAIHQAGIVHRDFKPSNVVLASDGPRVIDFGIARALDLSSTLTGTAIGTPSYMAPEQLTESSPGPKSDMFAWACTLLYAASGQAPFGHDSLPAVVNRILHTEPDVGVIEDPGLRALVRDCLAKDPARRPAASEALMRLLGHAPATQPPSAPTTQPPGLLQQGSAAAASGPVPAVSGPAPPPPPAHHRPLHQGPPNRPAPRRATGWIVAGSAAGALVLIAATAFVALRLSDLSGGGRTTTTPSTSTGALTTAAPPPTSTGAVTTSTAPSSTPTQTSRSIALPGTSIRVQETDGDPIKLASYTVAGSKRLYVRKHATNAFTSDSRYFEYALDARTNLALATDVDYSTDSFATVSIVNHVTGTKRIVKVSRKPVFPTTPRWSPDGRYGLVTLYKDAGGSPVEHGYGIIDVTAEQGRAFEIKEAGAGEWRFFWDAGGQAVGTWVGGQMKFYDLNGKPVRTLPNVGSPVWVEGDDISPSGTRFLAHCTPAGTALCARSTSGDDPQPITVPFASSRLIGWWDDDHLAVWRVKGAGYEAVVIDMSGQVSRVLATAPAKAEFDGMGFRFTRTPS
- a CDS encoding SIMPL domain-containing protein, translated to MDITVIGEGTVLAAPDILRLHAGVEVRRASAAESFTAVRAAAARLADALRQVGIAAEDVRTVELSLGPEYETYPKVSAYRAAQGVEVVVRDLGQADRVIDTVAGVGEEARLNGVAFELSDPAGPLKEARTSAFRDAAAKAAQYAELAGRPLGRVVSVSEDVKGGPQPLRTMAAAAADSGASISPGRQTLTVTVQVGYDFA
- a CDS encoding alpha/beta fold hydrolase, producing the protein MRRNGRRSTYRWDQRGCGRSERRGPCSMARAAADLDAVRRHFGLESMVVLGHSWGAQLALRYTLDHPDRVRALVYVSGTGIDPKATWQEEYTRNLRSMLGEHVDRWEELQQRDRVPAEDREFSVLQWSADFADRARALEHAERMATPWLGVNFTCNATIKAEDKRHWGTPELRARCESLQVPTLIVDGVQDIRPRRSVDALERALPRVCRVVLPQASTCPGSMTRTASGRR
- a CDS encoding winged helix-turn-helix transcriptional regulator, translating into MSQRNTAVTDQLPAEGEAGGTDECPLPEVLALIGGKWSAQVLVELGDGPRRFTQLERAIAGISRRMLTVTLRDLERNGLVTRTVYPDSPPRVEYATTPLIEDIREPLEALTAWARRAAPVITAARREYDRGQ